Proteins found in one Arachis stenosperma cultivar V10309 chromosome 8, arast.V10309.gnm1.PFL2, whole genome shotgun sequence genomic segment:
- the LOC130944611 gene encoding ETHYLENE INSENSITIVE 3-like 3 protein isoform X1 has product MGEIEEIAIDVCSDIDVDDIRCHNIAEKDVSDEEIEAEELERRMWKDRIKLKRLKEKQKIAAQQAAEKAKPRHTTDQARRKKMSRAQDGILKYMLKLMEVCKARGFVYGIIPEKGKPVSGSSDNIRAWWKEKVKFDKNGPAAITKYEAECLAMSEADNNRNGNSQSTLQDLQDATLGSLLSSLMQHCDPPQRKYPLEKGIPPPWWPTGNEDWWIQSNLPHNQSPPYKKPHDLKKMWKVGVLTSVIKHMSPDIAKIRRHVRQSKCLQDKMTAKESAIWLGVLSREEALIRQYSTDNGTSGITDVPPAVPAENKQPAASSDSNYDVDGVDDGAGSVSSKEDRRNQVTDAEPSDNSRRNSIQEKDQAEKQPRRKRPRLRSNTTNKLPPQPHNETLQVEPVSTLPSENQTEAQVVGQIHGNEHGNDTDTSMRLVDRGPEVPAQLPATGFDHFSYLHSNNLVPSESMYMSGRQLHYPEVQNPDMHQGTNYNIYNPVAGYDPSHDGQQLQPGNDEPMQPDNAVSMQPEHNMKGDEITGDLQYFGKDAFQNELDRPIDHSFFGSPISSMSLDFGGFNSPPFHLDDFLGDDEMIQYFGA; this is encoded by the exons ATGGGAGAAATCGAAGAAATTGCAATTGATGTTTG CTCAGATATAGATGTTGATGATATTAGATGCCATAATATAGCGGAGAAAGATGTCAGTGATGAAGAGATTGAAGCAGAAGAATTGGAGAGGAGGATGTGGAAGGATCGAATTAAACTCAAAAGACtcaaggaaaaacaaaagaTTGCAGCACAGCAAGCTGCAGAGAAGGCAAAGCCGAGGCATACCACTGATCAAGCTCGGAGGAAGAAGATGTCCAGAGCACAAGATGGTATTCTTAAGTATATGCTGAAGCTTATGGAAGTCTGTAAAGCTCGTGGATTTGTGTATGGAATCATTCCTGAAAAGGGAAAACCGGTGAGTGGTTCCTCCGATAACATTAGAGCTTGGTGGAAAGAGAAGGTAAAGTTCGATAAGAATGGCCCTGCTGCCATAACAAAGTATGAAGCAGAGTGTCTTGCTATGAGTGAGGCTGATAACAATCGAAATGGGAACTCTCAGAGCACTCTCCAAGACCTGCAAGATGCAACACTTGGGTCACTCTTATCTTCTTTGATGCAACATTGTGATCCTCCTCAGAGGAAGTATCCATTGGAAAAGGGTATTCCCCCGCCTTGGTGGCCAACCGGGAATGAAGATTGGTGGATCCAATCAAATTTACCCCATAATCAGAGTCCTCCTTATAAGAAGCCgcatgatttgaaaaagatgtggaaAGTGGGAGTGCTAACTTCTGTTATAAAGCACATGTCACCTGATATTGCAAAAATAAGGAGGCATGTTCGCCAGTCAAAATGCTTGCAGGATAAGATGACAGCAAAGGAAAGTGCAATTTGGTTAGGGGTATTAAGTCGAGAAGAAGCTCTTATTAGGCAGTATAGTACTGATAATGGTACGTCTGGAATTACAGACGTGCCGCCTGCTGTTCCTGCTGAAAATAAGCAACCAGCCGCTAGTAGTGATAGCAATTATGATGTTGATGGCGTTGATGATGGTGCTGGTTCTGTTTCTTCTAAAGAAGATAGGAGAAATCAAGTTACAGATGCTGAACCATCAGATAACTCGCGAAGGAATTCTATTCAAGAGAAAGATCAAGCTGAGAAACAACCCAGGAGAAAAAGACCTCGATTGAGGTCAAATACCACTAACAAATTACCACCACAACCTCACAATGAAACTTTACAAGTTGAGCCAGTAAGCACTTTGCCCAGTGAGAACCAGACAGAAGCTCAGGTGGTTGGGCAGATTCATGGAAATGAACACGGTAATGATACAGATACTTCTATGAGACTAGTGGATAGAGGACCTGAGGTGCCAGCTCAACTACCGGCAACTGGATTTGATCATTTCTCTTATCTTCATTCGAACAACTTAGTTCCCTCGGAAAGCATGTATATGAGTGGGAGGCAATTGCACTATCCTGAGGTGCAAAACCCCGACATGCATCAAGGAACTAATTACAATATTTATAATCCAGTGGCAGGGTATGACCCTAGTCATGATGGACAGCAGTTGCAGCCCGGAAATGATGAACCAATGCAGCCAGATAATGCAGTCTCTATGCAACCAGAACATAATATGAAAGGAGATGAAATTACTGGAGATTTGCAATATTTTGGTAAAGATGCATTCCAAAATGAGCTTGACAGACCTATAGATCATTCTTTCTTTGGATCGCCAATCAGTAGCATGTCGTTAGATTTTGGAGGATTCAACAGTCCACCATTCCATTTGGATGATTTCTTGGGTGATGATGAAATGATCCAGTACTTTGGAGCATAG
- the LOC130944611 gene encoding ETHYLENE INSENSITIVE 3-like 3 protein isoform X2, whose protein sequence is MFDIDVDDIRCHNIAEKDVSDEEIEAEELERRMWKDRIKLKRLKEKQKIAAQQAAEKAKPRHTTDQARRKKMSRAQDGILKYMLKLMEVCKARGFVYGIIPEKGKPVSGSSDNIRAWWKEKVKFDKNGPAAITKYEAECLAMSEADNNRNGNSQSTLQDLQDATLGSLLSSLMQHCDPPQRKYPLEKGIPPPWWPTGNEDWWIQSNLPHNQSPPYKKPHDLKKMWKVGVLTSVIKHMSPDIAKIRRHVRQSKCLQDKMTAKESAIWLGVLSREEALIRQYSTDNGTSGITDVPPAVPAENKQPAASSDSNYDVDGVDDGAGSVSSKEDRRNQVTDAEPSDNSRRNSIQEKDQAEKQPRRKRPRLRSNTTNKLPPQPHNETLQVEPVSTLPSENQTEAQVVGQIHGNEHGNDTDTSMRLVDRGPEVPAQLPATGFDHFSYLHSNNLVPSESMYMSGRQLHYPEVQNPDMHQGTNYNIYNPVAGYDPSHDGQQLQPGNDEPMQPDNAVSMQPEHNMKGDEITGDLQYFGKDAFQNELDRPIDHSFFGSPISSMSLDFGGFNSPPFHLDDFLGDDEMIQYFGA, encoded by the exons ATGTTTG ATATAGATGTTGATGATATTAGATGCCATAATATAGCGGAGAAAGATGTCAGTGATGAAGAGATTGAAGCAGAAGAATTGGAGAGGAGGATGTGGAAGGATCGAATTAAACTCAAAAGACtcaaggaaaaacaaaagaTTGCAGCACAGCAAGCTGCAGAGAAGGCAAAGCCGAGGCATACCACTGATCAAGCTCGGAGGAAGAAGATGTCCAGAGCACAAGATGGTATTCTTAAGTATATGCTGAAGCTTATGGAAGTCTGTAAAGCTCGTGGATTTGTGTATGGAATCATTCCTGAAAAGGGAAAACCGGTGAGTGGTTCCTCCGATAACATTAGAGCTTGGTGGAAAGAGAAGGTAAAGTTCGATAAGAATGGCCCTGCTGCCATAACAAAGTATGAAGCAGAGTGTCTTGCTATGAGTGAGGCTGATAACAATCGAAATGGGAACTCTCAGAGCACTCTCCAAGACCTGCAAGATGCAACACTTGGGTCACTCTTATCTTCTTTGATGCAACATTGTGATCCTCCTCAGAGGAAGTATCCATTGGAAAAGGGTATTCCCCCGCCTTGGTGGCCAACCGGGAATGAAGATTGGTGGATCCAATCAAATTTACCCCATAATCAGAGTCCTCCTTATAAGAAGCCgcatgatttgaaaaagatgtggaaAGTGGGAGTGCTAACTTCTGTTATAAAGCACATGTCACCTGATATTGCAAAAATAAGGAGGCATGTTCGCCAGTCAAAATGCTTGCAGGATAAGATGACAGCAAAGGAAAGTGCAATTTGGTTAGGGGTATTAAGTCGAGAAGAAGCTCTTATTAGGCAGTATAGTACTGATAATGGTACGTCTGGAATTACAGACGTGCCGCCTGCTGTTCCTGCTGAAAATAAGCAACCAGCCGCTAGTAGTGATAGCAATTATGATGTTGATGGCGTTGATGATGGTGCTGGTTCTGTTTCTTCTAAAGAAGATAGGAGAAATCAAGTTACAGATGCTGAACCATCAGATAACTCGCGAAGGAATTCTATTCAAGAGAAAGATCAAGCTGAGAAACAACCCAGGAGAAAAAGACCTCGATTGAGGTCAAATACCACTAACAAATTACCACCACAACCTCACAATGAAACTTTACAAGTTGAGCCAGTAAGCACTTTGCCCAGTGAGAACCAGACAGAAGCTCAGGTGGTTGGGCAGATTCATGGAAATGAACACGGTAATGATACAGATACTTCTATGAGACTAGTGGATAGAGGACCTGAGGTGCCAGCTCAACTACCGGCAACTGGATTTGATCATTTCTCTTATCTTCATTCGAACAACTTAGTTCCCTCGGAAAGCATGTATATGAGTGGGAGGCAATTGCACTATCCTGAGGTGCAAAACCCCGACATGCATCAAGGAACTAATTACAATATTTATAATCCAGTGGCAGGGTATGACCCTAGTCATGATGGACAGCAGTTGCAGCCCGGAAATGATGAACCAATGCAGCCAGATAATGCAGTCTCTATGCAACCAGAACATAATATGAAAGGAGATGAAATTACTGGAGATTTGCAATATTTTGGTAAAGATGCATTCCAAAATGAGCTTGACAGACCTATAGATCATTCTTTCTTTGGATCGCCAATCAGTAGCATGTCGTTAGATTTTGGAGGATTCAACAGTCCACCATTCCATTTGGATGATTTCTTGGGTGATGATGAAATGATCCAGTACTTTGGAGCATAG
- the LOC130944131 gene encoding pre-mRNA-splicing factor ATP-dependent RNA helicase DEAH7 yields MEKNGVVDIDKTTETMEPEKSTGGGLYVPGKDRVVYVPQERKSRLGLDALAIAKREGSQNDGVFKVPKPRTISIAASAEDVDKSESTVIEDESGLGGTASKDRRANTRYRKSTNESSQAESSVTEDHDADSHGTRSKEHRGSDVPASPSGYERENYRNERRHHRDESRSGSRRVQHVDNFESKEPYFERDSRSRYGHEYNRNRERYSERDSRSRYDHEHGRSKELYSERDSRSRYDHEYGRKRSRYEGSRRTPGRSDWDDGQWEWEDTPRRDSVSSSRHHQPSPSPMFLGASPDARLASPWSGGNTPYSSSPWDHVSPSPVPIRASGSSVKSSTSRHSGRSHQLTFSSGTSSSYEDEVTDKSEFGEEHKYEITESMRAEMEYDADRAWYDREEGSTMFDGGDNSSLFLGDEATFQKKEAELAKRLTRRDGTKMSLAQSKKLSQLTADNAQWEDRQLLRSGAVRGTEVQTEFDDEEERKVILLVHDTKPPFLDGRVVFTKQAEPIMPIKDPTSDMAIISRKGSTLVREIREKQSSNKSRQRFWELAGSKLGDILGVEKTAEQIDADTATVGEQGEIDFKEEAKFSQHLKKEEAVSDFAKSKSIAEQRQYLPIFSVRDDLLQVIRENQIVVVVGETGSGKTTQLTQYLHEDGYTIKGIVGCTQPRRVAAMSVAKRVSEEMETELGEKVGYAIRFEDVTGPNTIIKYMTDGVLLRETLKDSDLDKYRVIVMDEAHERSLNTDVLFGILKKVVARRRDFKLIVTSATLNAQKFSHFFGSVPIYHIPGRTFPVTTLWSKTPVEDYVEGAVKQAMTIHITSPPGDILIFMTGQDEIEAACYALAERMEQMVSSSKKAVPKLLILPIYSQLPADLQAKIFQRAEDGARKCIVATNIAETSLTVDGIFYVIDTGYGKMKVYNPRMGMDALQVFPVSRAAADQRAGRAGRTGPGTCYRLYTESAYLNEMLPSPVPEIQRTNLGNVVLLLKSLKVENLLDFDFMDPPPQDNILNSMYQLWVLGALNNVGALTDLGWKMVEFPLDPPLAKMLLMGEQLGCLEEVLTIVSMLSVPSVFFRPKDRAEESDAARERFFVPESDHLTLYNVYQQWKQHDYRGDWCNDHFLHVKGLRKAREVRSQLLDILKTLKISLTTCWPDTDIVRKAICSAYFHNAARLKGVGEYVNCRTGMPCHLHPSSALYGMGATPEYVVYHELILTTKEYMQCATAVEPQWLAELGPMFFSVKESDTSLLEHKKKQKQEKTAMEEEMENLKKMQAEIERKQKQEEKEKLAKQQQQVSMPGLKKGSSTYLRPKKLGL; encoded by the exons ATGGAG AAAAATGGAGTTGTTGACATTGACAAGACCACGGAGACCATGGAACCGGAGAAGTCCACTGGTGGTGGACTTTATGTTCCCGGCAAGGACAGAGTGGTGTACGTGCCTCAAGAAAGAAAATCTCGTTTAG GACTAGATGCCCTTGCGATTGCAAAACGTGAAGGATCTCAAAATGATGGAGTGTTCAAGGTCCCGAAACCAAGGACCATTTCTATTGCAGCATCTGCAGAAGATGTAGATAAGTCTGAGTCTACTGTCATTGAGGATGAAAGCGGGCTTGGTGGAACTGCTAGTAAAGACAGACGAGCTAATACGAGATACCGGAAATCAACCAATGAATCATCACAAGCAg AAAGTTCTGTGACTGAAGATCATGATGCTGATTCACATGGGACTCGTTCAAAGGAGCATCGGGGTTCAGAT GTCCCTGCTTCACCTTCTGGATATGAAAGGGAGAATTATAGGAATGAGAGGAGGCATCACAGAGATGAGTCAAGAAGTGGTAGCAGAAGAGTGCAACATGTAGACAATTTTGAAAGTAAGGAGCCTTATTTTGAGAGGGATTCACGTAGTAGGTATGGCCATGAATACAACAGGAATAGGGAGCGTTATTCTGAGAGGGATTCACGTAGTAGATATGACCATGAGCACGGTAGAAGTAAGGAGCTTTATTCAGAAAGGGATTCCCGTAGTAGGTATGACCATGAATATGGTAGAAAGCGAAGCAGATATGAGGGTTCCAGGAGAACACCTG GCAGGTCTGACTGGGATGATGGGCAATGGGAATGGGAAGATACTCCTCGAAGGGACAGTGTCTCTAGTTCTAGACATCATCAACCTTCACCATCCCCTATGTTTCTTGGTGCCTCACCTGATGCACGATTGGCTTCTCCATGGTCAGGAGGCAATactccttattcttcttctccatgggACCATGTGTCTCCATCTCCTGTTCCAATACGTGCTTCTGGATCTTCAGTTAAATCTTCTACTTCTAGACATAGTGGAAGGTCCCATCAACTTACTTTTTCTTCAGGAACTTCAAGTTCGTATGAG GATGAAGTGACTGATAAGTCCGAGTTTGGCGAAGAACACAAGTATGAGATTACTGAAAGCATGCGTGCAGAGATGGAATATGATGCTGACCGGGCATG GTATGATAGAGAGGAAGGTAGCACAATGTTCGATGGAGGAGATAACTCATCACTTTTTCTTGGAGACGAGGCTACCTTTCAAAAAAAAGAGGCTGAGCTTGCCAAAAGACTg ACTAGAAGAGATGGGACCAAGATGTCCCTTGCTCAGAGCAAGAAGTTGTCTCAGCTCACAGCTGATAATGCTCAATGGGAGGACAGACAACTCCTGAGATCAGGAGCCGTTAGAGGTACAGAGGTTCAGACTGAGTTTGATGATGAGGAAGAACGCAAAGTTATTCTTCTGGTGCATG ATACAAAACCTCCATTCCTTGATGGCAGAGTTGTTTTTACTAAGCAGGCAGAGCCAATTATGCCAATAAAGGATCCAACATCTGACATGGCTATAATTTCTCGTAAAGGATCTACTCTGGTCAGAGAAATACGTGAGAAACAGAGTTCAAATAAGTCTCGCCAACGTTTTTGGGAGCTTGCAGGCTCAAAACTTGGCGATATCTTAGGTGTTGAAAAGACAGCAGAACAG ATTGATGCAGACACTGCTACAGTGGGTGAACAGGGTGAAATAGATTTTAAGGAAGAAGCTAAGTTTTCACAGCatttgaaaaaggaagaggCTGTGAGTGATTTTGCCAAGTCAAAGAGTATTGCAGAGCAAAGGCAATATCTGCCCATTTTTTCAGTGCGAGATGACCTATTACAG GTAATTCGAGAAAATCAGATCGTCGTAGTGGTTGGAGAAACTGGCTCAGGAAAGACAACCCAATTGACACAG TATCTGCATGAGGATGGCTACACTATAAAAGGTATAGTAGGTTGCACCCAACCCAGGCGTGTAGCAGCTATGAGTGTGGCCAAGAGAGTCAGTGAGGAGATGGAGACAGAGCTGGGTGAGAAGGTTGGCTATGCTATACGGTTTGAGGATGTGACTGGGCCAAATACCATTATAAAG TACATGACAGATGGGGTTCTTCTACGAGAAACACTTAAAGACTCTGATCTAGACAAGTATCG GGTTATTGTCATGGATGAAGCCCACGAAAGATCATTAAACACGGATGTTCTTTTTGGAATATTGAAGAAAGTTGTTGCTCGACGTCGTGATTTTAAGTTGATCGTCACATCAGCAACTCTGAATGCACAGAAATTTTCACATTTCTTCGGAAG TGTGCCAATTTATCATATTCCTGGGAGAACATTTCCTGTGACTACATTATGGAGTAAAACTCCAGTTGAAGATTATGTTGAAGGTGCAGTGAAGCAGGCCATGACAATTCACATTACTAGTCCTCCAGGTGACATTCTTATCTTCATGACTGGCCAAGATGAGATTGAGGCAGCTTGCTACGCCCTTGCAGAAAGAATGGAGCAGATGGTCTCTTCTTCAAAGAAAGCAGTCCCTAAACTCTTGATTCTACCTATATACTCTCAGCTTCCTGCTGATTTGCAGGCTAAGATATTCCAGAGAGCTGAAGATGGAGCCCGAAAATGCATCGTTGCCACTAACATCGCTGAGACATCATTGACTGTGGACGGTATCTTCTATGTCATAGACACAGGTTATGGTAAAATGAAGGTGTATAACCCAAGGATGGGTATGGATGCTCTCCAAGTCTTCCCCGTCAGCCGTGCTGCTGCTGATCAGCGTGCTGGTCGAGCTGGTAGAACTGGGCCTGGTACATGTTATCGACTGTACACAGAGAGTGCTTACCTAAATGAAATGTTGCCCAGTCCTGTCCCCGAGATTCAAAGGACTAACCTCGGCAATGTGGTCTTGTTGCTGAAATCTCTTAAAGTTGAGAATTTACTTGATTTTGATTTCATGGACCCACCTCCGCAAGATAATATTCTCAATTCTATGTACCAGTTGTGGGTATTGGGTGCCCTTAACAATGTGGGTGCCTTAACAGATCTTGGCTGGAAAATGGTTGAGTTTCCACTGGACCCTCCACTTGCCAAGATGCTTTTGATGGGTGAACAGCTAGGGTGCCTTGAGGAGGTTCTGACAATTGTTTCCATGCTTTCAGTACCGTCAGTTTTCTTTAGACCCAAGGACCGAGCAGAGGAGAGTGATGCTGCACGCGAAAGATTTTTTGTGCCAGAATCTGATCACTTAACCCTGTACAATGTCTATCAGCAATGGAAACAGCATGATTACAGAGGTGACTGGTGTAATGATCATTTTTTGCATGTTAAAGGTCTAAGAAAAGCCAGAGAGGTGAGATCCCAGCTGCTTGATATTCTCAAGACACTGAAGATCTCTCTAACCACCTGTTGGCCTGATACAGACATAGTCAGAAAAGCAATTTGCTCAGCATACTTCCACAATGCAGCAAGATTAAAGGGTGTTGGAGAGTATGTCAACTGCCGGACTGGGATGCCATGTCATCTACACCCCAGTAGCGCACTCTATGGCATGGGTGCAACTCCGGAGTATGTGGTTTATCATGAGTTAATCCTAACCACGAAGGAGTATATGCAATGTGCTACAGCCGTGGAGCCCCAGTGGTTGGCTGAGCTTGGACCCATGTTTTTCTCTGTTAAGGAGTCTGATACATCATTGCTGGAGCATAAGAAGAAACAGAAACAAGAGAAGACGGCCATGGAGGAGGAGATGGAGAATTTGAAGAAGATGCAAGCAGAGATTGAGAGAAAACAGAAGCAGGAGGAGAAAGAAAAGTTGGCTAAGCAGCAACAGCAAGTCTCCATGCCAGGTTTGAAAAAGGGCTCTTCCACATATTTGAGGCCAAAGAAACTTGGTTTGTAA